DNA from Bradysia coprophila strain Holo2 chromosome IV unlocalized genomic scaffold, BU_Bcop_v1 contig_81, whole genome shotgun sequence:
AGCACCGAAGAACGTGCTCACTATGCTATGGCTACATTGTCCAGTAAAATCGTTCGGTGGACACATTGGTTGTGTTGTTCCCCAATCTGagaaagaaatgtcaattgaTGAGATGAGTCGTATCAACACACTCGTCACCAATCGAATTGTCCGATAAAATGGATTTTGAGGTAATAACTTACTCGGATAAAAATTAGCATGACCAACGGGATGCTCAAAGCCGAGTCTTCCTCCGTCAGTTACGATACTTTCCACATACGTTGCATCCGTATGATCAATGCGATTGGCAGGATCGTCAAGCGAAAAAAGTGGTCCGGCGGGATCTAATCCGACCACAGCGTGTATAAGCGAGCCAGTTGCCTGTCGAACTCTCTTTCCGGCGAAAGCCGCCACGTGAGCACCTAGACTGTGGCCGGCGACCACAACATTCGAGAAGGACAATCCATTTCGATGGAGAAATTCGATATATGCACCTACAGCATGTCCAGTAATGCCAACTCTATTACGAGCCAAAACGTAGTTAGGAGTTCGAGCCCCAGCTCCCCAGTCTAATTAGGACAAATGTCCTTAATACATGTTGTCATCTTCACATGgttcaaacaatattttaccGACTCCGAATGCGTTGCAATTTATTTGATCTAGCCAAGCACGAGCCATTGATGCCCCTGAATTGGCTCCACCACCATTCCAACCGTGTATCATAAATCGAGTGGGAAGCGCAGGATTAAAATTACTAGCGGCCAACTGTGCATTATTGTTAACTACAATCAATTGACCTGAGTTTGGATTTAGTCTAGTGAACAGCCGAAAATGGGTGTCAGCCACGGGATCAAATAGTGGTTCTGCATCCGAATTGACACTGGCGATGTTTACTAAATGCATTTTGCCATCAACGTCTGGCACTAATTGCCAGTCTTCTTTATTATCGGATGAAACCGGATCCGATTCAAAATACCTTCCGCCATTCTCGGGTTCAAGAATTGGGCTTGATGCAGCTGAATATCCGATGAAAACAATTACGTTTCCCATCTTTGAGAAGcgtcaaattcaaattacctGCAGCTACCAGTAACACAAAAGTTGCGCAAATTAACTTCATTTCCCTTTCTCCTTTCCAATTTTTGTCTTTTCGTATGTGGCGATTCGGTTGTGCCTATACTTTGAAttgcttttcaattttgattcgCTTTTATAAGGGGGGCCTGAAGATAATCGACTAACGCAATGATGTTATTTAAATTCGGTTTATCAACAAAGTATTGATTGATTGAATCCTCCTATCATTTCTATCGGCCACAAAGCAAGTATAGTGTGGCCTATCTAATCATGTTATTCAGATGTTATTCCATGACGCGTTCCTTCTATCAATGAACAATAGTAAATAAAATGCACAGGGATTTATCAGCGTCCGCAACCTTATTCTCAATCAACTTAAGAATAAAGTTCGTCAAATTAAGAATTGTAGATACAACGCCCatcgctcgagttggaattcCTTACTTTCTTTCGGATTTATTGTTTCTTTCTccgaaacaaaaacttcaatttgtttaaaacaaaaacaaaagtgaCAGCTCAGgatagaaaatttatatcaaCAGGGCAAATTATAGCCGTTTTCTTCCCAGAACTGTCATCGGACAAAGCGACAGCAAAACAGatatgaaatagtatttttactAACGCATGCGAacgagaggtttccagcacgagcCGGAGACGACGAATCGAGTTCGCTAAAAAAAGCctcttagcataagttaggaacaacgttttgtttatagtGGGTCGGAAatgagcgacgaagtcgcgatatttctacactagataaacaaaatatttttagaaattagaAAAACGTTGGAACGTAATTTACTGCTACTATCAGAAAATGCTTTTTGTGttgcaaattttattcatatttTCGCTGCGATTGCAAAAACTCATCAAATTTGGTAGATCCTTCATTAATTTCTTAAATCTGATGAGTATTAACTTCTGTCCTGTATTGATCATGAATTGAGACTTCAATTGTTCAATCAATAGCAGAAACTATTTTTAAGATAACATTTTCAcctgttttcgaaaatgttttcccgaAAATACTGCGACCATAACAACATGTCCCACTCTAAGAGTAATGTTACCTAGCGAGGAAATTCGTACGACGAAATATGGTGCCAAGAttagtttgtataagatacacatttcgtataattttcaCCAACACATGTATATGGTGACGCTTTTGAAGTTCAATTTGCCCACTTAATCCACGTCATTAgtcatataaaaatattttcacacaatctgttaatgtcaatcgattccaaacacactttCAAACATTtcggtccaaaaaaatatgaaaaaccacttaaaacagcaaagatatctcaattttagttttcatttacatactaatggcaaaatagaaaaactgacagatcgtaacaaaggaaaaaaaagctctctctgacgtataattttatacgactaatggcgtggattaaGAGGACAAACATAttccaataaacatttcgcattttatgttgggaccacatattttacgtaatttcgttcgaaatttcctctctacgTAGAATTACTCTTAGGTCCCACTGCATAAAAGTAACGATTCTATTTACATTTACAACGTCACCAACACCAACATCACCAACACCAAAATCCTCAACACCAAAATCACAATAGAAAAACAATTCGTCTGTGCTCGCCTCTCGGACTTTGGAGCTAAAGTGCGCGATTTTGATAGCAAATGTAGGGctcatttataaattaaatgtgggaaaatgtGAACATGTGCGTACTATTTGTGGTGCGATTGATAAAGTATCGAGTAAAGTCGTAATTTTTATCATCATAATCTGTGTCATACTGACAATCAAACCTAATTATGTCCatcaaataaattgattgtaatttttcaCTTATGACAcagataatgaaaaaaaacatagctaacgccgacctgtacgaaacacctattcgtatcaaaagcctttactgtgaaactcttcatttcttttacttcattctctactgaaaagctattcgccctttaaaatcacttacattatctttctttgtcTTGtaagcatatacaaataaattgccggaggcaatatagacagccccgtacgaagtcaaatttcataaattcctatttaaacagctaccGCTacatttacctatatttcactataaataaacatttcacagaggaatatgctattatataactctatatgcctgtatatagctcaatataggtgaatatagatatatatatagatgtccatatatggaatgcctgaaacaccccacacacataacaaattatttccatgttaacagaaacactctgagtaccatttttcccaatatatatcacttttattaaaatccaatatggccaccggcagccattttgttaggagaccggaaattttaccgacgctttacattcgttaatacctttcaaacaaaaagtttGAGTTCTTCTGGAGGGATTGGTGGGTTACGTCCTAGACACTTAAAAGATCTTATATCTTTTACTTGTGGTGATTCAGCAAATCGATTGTTAAGAGCGATTGCTGCATTTATGGATGTTATTAAGGGTGGTAAAGTGCAGAGTGAAGTTGCGAAGATCCTTTTTGGTGCTTCTTTGACTGCTCTTTTGAAGGGAGAAAGTGATGTGAGGCCAATAGCAGTTGGGGTTGTTTGGAGACGCTTAGCATCGAAAATTGCTTGTAGTAATATTAGGGAAAAGTTAGTTGAAAAGTTGAAGCCGGTTCAATGGGGTTTCGGCATTGAGGGTGGTGCTGAAGCGTTGGTTCATGCTGTGCGTAAGTTTTGTATGGCTGATCATGCTGAACCAATGGTGCTGGATAAGTTTGACTTTAGGAATGCGTTTAATATGCTGTTTAGGAAGTTCATGCTAGGTGAAGTGAAGGACATTTGTCCGGAGTTGTTGCCTTTGTTGCAGCAGGCGTATAGGCTTCCTTCGAATCTTTATTTTACTGATGAACCGCTTTTTTCTAAAAGAGGGTATCAGCAGGGTGATCCTTTAGCTCCTCCTGGTTTTTGTATTGGTATTATGAGAATGACTCATTCTCTCGGGTCTAGGTTAAATGGGTGGTACCTAGACGATGGTACTATAGGTGATGTTCTGTCAGCTGTTTTACAAGACATTAGGAAGGTATTGTCCTTTTGTGAAACATCAGGGTTACCTTTGAACGCTGATAAATGTGaagtattttttgtgaatgctTCTGCTGAGGATGAGGCTAGCATGTATGCTGATATTTCAGCTCTGTTGCCAGGGATTAAAAAGGTTGATGAGTCTTCACTTGAGATTTTAGGCTCGCCAGTCTTCGAATAAGGTTTAGAAAGGATGTTTTCTTCGAAGATAGAATCAATTAGTTTGATGTGCGATCGTTTGAAGTTGATGGATGTTCATCCTGCTTTgtgtatttttaggaaatctTTGAGTAGTTGTAGGTTTAATTATCTGTTGCGGACTTGTAAGGCTTTTTTGTTGTCGGATAAGCTGAAAGCTGTAGACGAGATTTTCCGTTCTACGCTTGAAGCTATTACTAATACGAGGGTGGACGGGTTTTCGTGGGATCAAGCGTCTCTCCCGTTCTCTTTTGGGGGTATGGGTATTAGGAAAGTAGAAGATTTGGCAGTACCAGCCTATTTGTCATCTGTTTATTCATCATCAGATTTGTCAAATGAATTActtcagaaatttaatttaaaaattattgatgacGACATTTTGCGTATGATTGAGGCAATCCCTCAAGATTATATTCCAGACAACGATATCCTTAGGAAAGAGCAAAAGAATTGGGATATCCCAAGGATCAAAAGTAGATTTTCGGAAATGTTTGATTCTAGTGAGCCGACTGCTCGTGCTCGACTGCTTGCGTCATCAACTAAAGAGTCctcaaagtggctgcaagtGGTTCCTTCGAGTCAGTTAGGCTTACTATTAGATAACAATTCTGcaagaattgctgttggtcttcgtttgGGTAGCCAATTATGCGAAGAACATAAATGTATTTGTGGAAAGAAGGTTACGAAGGATGGCTTACATGGTTTATCTTGCAAAAAAAGCGGAGGATGGATTCCAGGACATGAtgaagttaataaaatcttttctcaTGGATTTTCCTCTGCAGGTTTTCCGAATCTGTTACAACCTCCGGGCATTTCTAGAGATGACGGTAAAAGACCGGACGGTGTGACTCTAATTCCATGGAGTCACGGTAAACCAATTTTGTGGGATGTAACCATTAGAGACACACTAGCTCCATCTTATATAAATCAATCATCCAAAAAATCTGGATCAATTGCAGATAATGCCGAAAGATTcaagcataatcattacatacgtttaaaagaaaattatttatttacaccCATTGCTTTTGAATCATTAGGTAGCATGGGTCCCGAAACAAGTACATTTATTAAGAAATTGGGTTCATTAATGCGAAAATCTTCTGGCGAACCGCACGCTCCATGGATTACCTATTACAAAAGCCCTAtggccaaaaaaaaacgagtgcGTTCGCATTTTGACGAGACACAGAACGTACACATATTTTTAACTTTGCTGTTCACAGAACACAGAATTGTATATTCATCAAAGTAAGCTAGTATACCGTGATTGCTTGAACACTAACTGTCATAGCCTTCAAGCTCGtgtaaacatttaattttgggTATTGACTGACCGATTTTGTATAATgagtgaacaaaaaaatatcgagtCAGGCAAATTGTATTCGGTCGtacaatttaaagaaattggCCTTAAGTTGTATGAAGCAATTTTTGACGGGTGGTTCGTCGACAATGATAAAAATGCATGCTTCTGGCCTCCTAaaggaaaaagttttaaacTACGTGCATTGAATAAAGAACAACCTGATTCCTCCTGGGCAGTTGAGCCATGTATTTTCGTTAGTGGAGATTATGGTAAGTTAAATCAGTGCCAACAGAAATGCATTTCTATTAAATACCTAACCAATAATAATAGATTTTGATATTCAGCGCTTACCTCGGAGAACATTTCGacaataaatttgaacaattATCATTTACAGCTACTTACAACGCTGCTTTCAATgctgcaaaacaaaaaattggtgAATTTAATACGAGTAGCGCAGATGATCATTTTGATGCATTGAACTTTCGCCGTAAGCATCCTGTTTTGGCTCTATCAGTCAACAACAGTTTTGAAAAcctattttcaaattcaagtGAACGTCCTGATAgtaaattagcaaaaaaacaACGACAAACTCAGGTACTGACACATACACAAACCGAGAAAGTTGCGATAATGCCAGTGGACATAGAAAATGTCGTGAATGTTCAACATGCACCATGCACCATGCAACATGCACGGTCAACCTCAACTCAACCGCAAATTAGAAGTACCAGCATTAAACGCAATAATCAAATTTCACTGACAAGAAAGCCAAAACCAACTGAAGGAGCAACTAAAGCAAAGGCGATAGATGGACAAGAAGCAGTTAAATGTGTAGTAACTGAACCGCCACGTTCAAAACTTGACTCCTATAATTTGGAGCGGTTTGATCACGAGTCACATAAAGACTCGCAACGACGATCTCGTTCAATTTCACGATCCACATCTCGCTCAAACCAACGTTCAATGTCTTATTTCGGATCACAATCCAGCCGATCTTCTGACCGACCACGAAATTCAATACCGAAACCCCGAAAACCGCGCTCAGAATCGACAAATTCGGATCATTCAAAGTCATCATGTAACCAGCTGAATCGTCATCATGATGACCGTTCACGACACTCAATATCAAATTCAGGATCAAAGCGACCAGGCTCAGAATATTCAGAGTCCTCATTGGATCA
Protein-coding regions in this window:
- the LOC119072316 gene encoding lipase member I-like, with protein sequence MHLVNIASVNSDAEPLFDPVADTHFRLFTRLNPNSGQLIVVNNNAQLAASNFNPALPTRFMIHGWNGGGANSGASMARAWLDQINCNAFGVDWGAGARTPNYVLARNRVGITGHAVGAYIEFLHRNGLSFSNVVVAGHSLGAHVAAFAGKRVRQATGSLIHAVVGLDPAGPLFSLDDPANRIDHTDATYVESIVTDGGRLGFEHPVGHANFYPNWGTTQPMCPPNDFTGQCSHSIVSTFFGASFNSSHIFGATRCRDLNDIRNRNCVQSGPSRRMGGEPVMDGVSPVGSVFFLATYVDPPFAQGPR